Proteins from a genomic interval of Lycium ferocissimum isolate CSIRO_LF1 chromosome 2, AGI_CSIRO_Lferr_CH_V1, whole genome shotgun sequence:
- the LOC132047460 gene encoding uncharacterized protein LOC132047460, translated as MDFIDGLPSSKGKSVVWVIVDRFTKYGQFIALSHPYSASTSLETPSLLVLFGKNSYLFKVFKFKLPLLTTPRLMVKVKSLTEYWYNSTFQSVTQISLFELLYGYAPPTHLPYIPGSTDSEPADNLLLVKELKFQLARCHLLRAQQIMVSLANAHKSDRQFAIGDCVFLKLQPYRQVTLSYSPYHKLTSKYFSPYAIVEKFGAIAYRLNLPPEVKIHSTFHISQLKLCHAIPVEIVHPLVLDLTSPHCAQPESVLARRMSRRVTRLLLNASSNGLICHLTVLLGKLLLP; from the exons ATGGACTTCATTGACGGATTACCAAGTTCTAAAGGTAAGAGTGTTGTGTGGGTTATTGTCGACAGATTCACTAAGTATGGCCAGTTCATTGCCCTTTCTCACCCTTATTCTGCCTCGACTTCACTAGAGACCCCATCTTTATTAGTTCTTTTTGGCAAGAATTCTTATCTCTTCAAGGTGTTCAAATTCAAACTTCCATTGCTTACCACCCCCAGACTGATGGTTAAAGTAAAGTCCTTAACAG AGTACTGGTATAATTCTACTTTCCAATCTGTAACACAAATTTCTCTCTTTGAACTTTTATATGGCTATGCTCCTCCTACTCATTTACCCTATATTCCTGGTTCCACTGACTCAGAACCAGCTGACAATCTTCTCTTAGTCAAGGAACTCAAATTCCAGCTTGCTAGGTGTCATCTTCTTAGGGCTCAGCAAATAATGGTGTCACTAGCTAATGCTCATAAATCAGATAGAcagtttgctattggtgattGCGTTTTCCTCAAACTCCAACCTTATAGACAAGTCACACTATCTTATTCTCCTTACCACAAGCTCACTTCCAAGTATTTTAGCCCCTATGCCATTGTAGAAAAATTTGGAGCTATTGCTTATAGGTTGAATCTACCTCCTGAAGTCAAGATCCACTCCACTTTCCATATCTCACAACTGAAGCTTTGTCATGCTATTCCTGTTGAGATTGTCCATCCTCTTGTGCTTGATTTAACTAGCCCTCATTGTGCTCAACCTGAATCTGTTTTGGCCAGACGCATGTCAAGAAGGGTAACAAGGCTGTTGCTCAATGCCTCATCAAATGGTCTAATATGCCACTTGACTGTGCTACTTGGGAAACTGCTTCTACCTTGA